In Cicer arietinum cultivar CDC Frontier isolate Library 1 chromosome 7, Cicar.CDCFrontier_v2.0, whole genome shotgun sequence, a single window of DNA contains:
- the LOC101514075 gene encoding probable disease resistance protein At5g66900: MELETTELDVLTSQLQQTFKQVQDDRTTRRYLKSTLKDLTPLVQEIKQYNEQLNPPREEIKTLIRENDAQDRGEDSIKNLCWHKFMSWIKICIDGVWHKRNGDFDDSYVVDNKRALVAKDVKDTLYKLREILEILNKEDFEKKVIGSRGGLVFKGPFGVRDNPEFTIGFDLLLIKSKMELLRDGRSTLVLTGLGGLGKTTLATKLCWDEQIKGKFKENILFVVFSKTPQLKIIVERLFEHCGYPVPEFQSDEDAVNRLGLLLRKIEGSPILLVLDDVWPGSEDLVEKFQFQISDYKILVTSRVAFSRFDKTFILKPLVHEDAVTLFHHYSQLEKNNSNIPNNDFIQKVVGHCKGLPIAIKVIATSLRNRPYELWQKIMKELSQGHSILYSNTELLTRLQKILDVLEDNPINKECFMDLALFPEDQRIPVAALIDMWAELYRLDDDGIEAMSIINKLDSMNLANVLIARKNASDTENYYYNNHFIVLHDLLRELGIYQSTQEPIEKRKRLLIDENENIRDRWLAKKQRGTMTHILSKFHRWCVKPKPQQVPARTLSISTDETCATDWSQIQPAQTEVLILNLQTKRYSFPELMEKMIKLKVLIAINHGFRPSELNNFELLSSLSNLNRIRLEGISVPSFGTLKTLKKLSLYMCKTKLAFEKGSILISDAFPNLEDFNIDYCKDVVALPNGVCDILPLKKLSVTNCHNLFSLPQEIGKLENLELLRLISCTDLEELPDSIDRLSNLRLLDISNCISLSSLPDDIGNLRNLRNLFMTSCASCELPFSVVNLDNLKVICDEETAASWEAFQFMIPNLIIEVPKVDVNLNWLHAVRS, encoded by the exons ATGGAATTAGAAACAACAGAGCTAGATGTTCTTACATCACAACTTCAACAAACATTCAAACAAGTTCAAGATGACCGAACTACGAGGCGTTATCTTAAGTCAACCCTAAAGGATTTGACTCCACTTGTTCAAGAAATTAAACAATACAATGAACAATTGAATCCACCTAGAGAAGAAATTAAGACTCTCATAAGAGAAaatgatgcacaagatagggGAGAAGATTCTATCAAGAATCTTTGTTGGCATAAGTTTATGTCTTGGATTAAGATTTGTATAGATGGAGTTTGGCATAAAAGGAATGGTGATTTTGATGATTCCTATGTTGTTGATAACAAAAGAGCTCTTGTAGCAAAAGATGTTAAGGATACACTTTATAAGTTGAGAGAAATTCTTGAGATTCTCAATAAAGAGGATTTTGAGAAGAAAGTAATTGGATCTAGAGGAGGATTAGTTTTCAAGGGTCCTTTTGGTGTTCGTGACAACCCGGAATTCACGATTGGTTTTGATTTACTGTTGATCAAGTCAAAGATGGAACTTCTTAGGGATGGCAGATCTACACTTGTGTTGACTGGTTTGGGAGGATTGGGAAAAACTACTTTGGCTACAAAGCTTTGTTGGGATGAACAAATCAAAG GTAAATTCaaggaaaatattttatttgtcgtCTTTTCAAAAACGCCCCAGTTGAAGATTATTGTAGAGAGACTATTTGAACATTGTGGATATCCAGTGCCTGAGTTTCAAAGTGATGAAGATGCAGTTAATAGATTGGGACTTTTGCTGAGGAAAATTGAGGGAAGTCCAATATTGTTGGTCCTCGATGATGTTTGGCCTGGCTCAGAAGACCTCGTTGAGAAGTTTCAATTCCAGATATCAGATTATAAAATTTTGGTGACTTCGAGAGTTGCATTTTCTAGATTCGACAAAACATTTATCCTAAAGCCTCTTGTTCATGAAGATGCAGTAACCCTTTTCCATCACTACTCACAGTTggaaaaaaacaattcaaatattCCCAACAATGATTTTATCCAAAAG GTTGTGGGACATTGCAAGGGTTTACCTATCGCCATTAAAGTGATTGCAACATCACTCCGTAATCGGCCATATGAGTTGTGGCAAAAGATTATGAAGGAACTTTCACAAGGTCATTCTATACTTTATTCTAATACTGAATTACTTACTCGCCTCCAAAAGATCTTGGATGTTTTGGAAGATAATCCCATCAACAAGGAGTGCTTCATGGACCTAGCATTATTCCCTGAAGACCAAAGAATTCCTGTTGCTGCTCTCATTGATATGTGGGCAGAGTTGTATAGACTAGACGATGACGGCATAGAGGCAATGAGCATTATCAACAAATTAGACTCTATGAATCTGGCTAATGTCTTAATAGCAAG GAAAAATGCAAGTGACACAGAAAATTACTACTACAATAACCACTTCATCGTCCTTCATGATCTTCTAAGAGAGCTTGGAATTTATCAAAGCACTCAAGAACctattgaaaaaagaaaaagactgCTTATTGATGAAAATGAGAACATACGTGATCGCTGGCTTGCGAAGAAGCAGCGAGGCACAATGACCCAcatattgtccaaatttcatAGATGGTGTGTTAAACCGAAACCTCAGCAGGTCCCCGCCCGCACATTGTCTATATCAACGG ATGAAACTTGTGCTACAGATTGGTCCCAAATTCAACCAGCTCAGACTGAGGTTCTgattttaaatcttcaaaccaAGCGGTACTCATTTCCGGAGTTGATGGAGAAAATGATCAAACTAAAAGTTCTCATAGCCATTAATCACGGTTTCCGTCCTTCTGAACTAAACAATTTTGAGCTACTTAGCTCTTTATCCAACCTGAATAGAATCAGGCTAGAGGGGATATCTGTTCCTTCCTTTGGCACATTGAAGACTCTGAAAAAATTATCCCTCTACATGTGTAAAACGAAATTGGCTTTTGAAAAGGGTAGCATCCTAATTTCGGATGCATTTCCAAATTTAGAAGATTTCAACATTGACTATTGCAAGGATGTGGTGGCATTGCCTAATGGAGTGTGCGATATTCTCCCATTAAAGAAACTCAGTGTTACTAATTGCCATAACCTTTTTTCACTGCCCCAAGAAATTGGAAAGTTGGAGAATCTGGAACTCTTGAGGCTGATTTCCTGCACTGATTTGGAAGAGCTACCAGATTCCATTGATAGGCTTTCAAATCTAAGACTACTCGACATCTCGAACTGCATAAGCCTGTCAAGTTTACCGGACGACATTGGCAATCTGCGTAATCTAAGAAATCTCTTCATGACTAGTTGTGCAAGTTGTGAATTGCCATTCTCAGTCGTCAATCTTGATAATTTAAAGGTGATATGCGACGAAGAGACGGCTGCTTCATGGGAAGCTTTCCAATTTATGATTCCCAATCTAATTATAGAGGTTCCTAAAGTTGATGTCAACTTAAATTGGCTTCATGCAGTTCGCTCCTAA
- the LOC101513322 gene encoding L-ascorbate oxidase homolog: MRSTCFLSLLHVVVLLALFNVPQVKAEDPYKYFTWTVTYGTLSPLGSPQQVILINGQFPGPQLDLVTNNNVILNLINKLDQPFLLTWNGIKQRKNSWQDGVLGTNCPIPPNSNYTYKFQAKDQIGTYTYFPSTQLHKAAGGFGALNVYHRSVIPVPYPYPDGDFTFLIGDWYKTSHKALKASLDSGKSLAFPDGLLINGQTHSTINGDQGKTYMFRISNVGMSTSINFRIQGHTLKLVEVEGSHVIQNIYDSLDVHVGQSAAVLVTLNQSPKDYYIVASTRFSKRVLTTTALLHYSNSHSPASGPLPNPPSYQYHWSVKQARSFRWNQTANAARPNPQGSYHYGKITPTKTILLENSAPLINGKLRYAVNKVSYINSDTPLKLADYFNIPGIFNVDSIQSLPSNNGPAYVATSVLPTSLHDFIELVFQNNEETMQSWHLDGYDFWVVGYGFGQWTPTKRRFYNLVDAMTRHTAQVYPNSWTTILVSLDNQGMWNLRSAIWERQYLGQQLYLRVWTDQHSLYNEYDIPTNVLLCGKAVGHPL, from the exons ATGAGAAGCACATGTTTTCTCTCTTTGCTGCATGTTGTTGTTCTTTTGGCTTTGTTTAATGTTCCTCAAGTGAAAGCAGAAGATCCATACAAATATTTTACATGGACTGTAACTTATGGAACTCTTTCTCCACTTGGTAGTCCTCAACAG GTGATTCTAATCAATGGTCAATTTCCTGGACCTCAACTAGACTTAGTAACTAATAACAATGTGATTCTCAATCTTATCAACAAATTAGACCAACCATTTCTACTCACTTG GAATGGCAttaaacaaaggaaaaattcaTGGCAAGATGGAGTATTGGGAACCAATTGCCCCATACCTCCAAACTCAAATTACACATACAAGTTTCAAGCCAAGGATCAAATTGGAACCTACACATACTTTCCATCAACTCAACTTCATAAAGCAGCTGGTGGTTTTGGAGCACTTAATGTCTATCATAGATCTGTCATCCCAGTTCCTTATCCATACCCTGATGGAGATTTCACTTTCCTCATTGGTGATTGGTACAAAACCAGCCACAAG GCATTAAAGGCGTCTTTGGACTCAGGAAAATCTCTAGCCTTTCCTGATGGTCTTCTTATCAATGGCCAAACTCATTCAACCATAAATGGTGATCAAg GAAAGACATATATGTTTAGGATCTCAAATGTGGGAATGTCAACATCAATTAACTTCAGAATTCAAGGACATACCCTAAAACTAGTAGAAGTGGAAGGGTCACATGTTATCCAAAATATATATGACTCACTTGATGTTCATGTTGGGCAATCAGCTGCTGTTTTGGTAACATTGAATCAAAGTCCAAAGGACTATTATATTGTTGCATCAACAAGATTTTCAAAAAGGGTTCTCACAACAACTGCACTGTTACACTATTCAAATTCTCACTCCCCTGCTTCTGGTCCTTTGCCTAATCCTCCTTCTTACCAATATCATTGGTCTGTGAAACAAGCTAGAAGCTTCAG ATGGAATCAGACAGCAAATGCTGCAAGACCAAACCCACAAGGATCATACCATTATGGAAAAATAACTCCTACAAAGACAATTCTATTAGAAAATTCAGCACCTTTGATTAATGGAAAACTACGTTATGCTGTTAACAAAGTTTCCTATATTAACTCAGATACACCTCTCAAACTTGCTGATTACTTCAACATTCCTGGAATATTCAATGTGGATTCAATCCAAAGTCTTCCTTCAAATAATGGTCCTGCATATGTAGCTACCTCTGTTCTACCAACTTCTCTACATGATTTTATTGAGCTTGTTTTCCAAAACAATGAAGAAACCATGCAATCTTGGCATCTTGATGGATATGATTTTTGGGTTGTGGG TTATGGTTTTGGACAGTGGACACCAACCAAGAGAAGATTCTATAATTTAGTGGATGCTATGACTAGGCACACTGCACAg GTGTATCCAAACTCTTGGACTACCATATTGGTGTCGTTGGACAACCAAGGTATGTGGAACCTAAGGTCTGCAATTTGGGAAAGACAGTATCTTGGGCAACAATTATATCTTAGGGTTTGGACTGATCAACACAGCCTTTACAATGAATATGATATTCCCACTAATGTATTGCTTTGTGGCAAAGCTGTTGGACATCCCCTTTAG
- the LOC101514400 gene encoding L-ascorbate oxidase homolog — MKQAILTPIFLGILACWSALSVIAEDRYLFFTWEITNGTIFPLGVPQEGILINGQFPGPTIDAITNDNIVINVINKLDDKFLITWNGIKQRKTSWQDGVLGTNCAIPPNTNWTYKFQLKDQIGTYTYFPTTKIHKAAGGFGGFNIQQRSVISIPYPAPDGEFTLLVGDWYKTNHRVLRRLLDLGKSLPFPDALLINGQKDVAVFTGEAGKTYKFRVSNVGIATSINFRIQGHSLKLIEVEGAHTLQETYKSLDVHVGQSVTVLVTLDKSIGDYYIVASSRFTDPVLTTTSTLRYSGSNTKASGQLPIAPTTDLDWSIKQARTIRLNLTANAARPNPQGSFHYGTIPVLRILQLANSKSIVKGKLRYAVNGISHINPSTPLKLADWFNIPGVFDLNTIKDFPSSSNNPIKLGTSVIGLTLHDFAEIIFQNNENTIQSWHMDGSSFYVVGYGNGIWTSKVRETYNLVDGVSRHTVQVYPKSWSAIMVSLDNKGMWNLRSAIWENRYLGQELYLRVWNNEQSLYTETNVPLNALFCGKAKHLPKLL; from the exons ATGAAGCAGGCCATTTTAACTCCAATTTTTCTTGGAATTTTGGCTTGTTGGAGTGCACTTTCAGTTATTGCTGAAGACCGATATTTATTCTTCACATGGGAAATTACTAATGGAACAATTTTTCCTCTTGGTGTTCCACAAGAG GGTATTCTTATCAATGGCCAATTTCCAGGCCCTACAATTGATGCCATTACTAATGACAATATTGTTATCAATGTCATTAACAAGTTGGACGATAAATTCCTCATTACATG GAATGGTATAAAACAAAGAAAGACATCATGGCAAGATGGAGTTTTAGGAACCAATTGTGCAATTCCTCCCAACACAAACTGGACAtacaaatttcaattaaaagatcaaattggaACCTACACATATTTCCCAACAACCAAAATCCATAAAGCTGCTGGTGGTTTTGGAGGATTCAACATTCAGCAAAGATCTGTTATATCCATTCCATATCCTGCACCTGATGGAGAATTCACTCTACTTGTTGGTGATTGGTACAAGACCAACCATAGG GTACTAAGGAGGCTATTGGACCTTGGCAAGAGTCTTCCTTTTCCTGATGCTCTTCTTATAAATGGCCAAAAAGATGTTGCTGTATTTACAGGGGAAGCAG GGAAAACATACAAGTTCAGAGTGTCGAATGTTGGAATAGCAACCTCAATTAACTTCAGAATACAAGGTCATTCATTGAAGCTGATTGAAGTTGAAGGTGCTCATACATTACAAGAAACATATAAGTCCCTTGATGTTCATGTTGGACAATCAGTGACAGTTTTGGTCACACTGGATAAGTCAATTGGTGACTATTACATTGTTGCATCAAGCCGTTTCACTGACCCTGTTCTTACTACCACATCAACACTTCGTTATTCTGGATCCAACACTAAGGCCTCAGGTCAATTACCCATTGCCCCAACTACTGATCTAGATTGGTCCATCAAACAAGCCAGGACCATCAg GCTGAATTTAACAGCAAACGCAGCACGACCAAATCCTCAAGGATCATTCCACTATGGAACCATCCCTGTATTGAGAATATTACAATTAGCAAATTCTAAATCCATTGTAAAAGGAAAGTTAAGATATGCAGTAAACGGAATTTCACACATCAATCCAAGCACCCCATTGAAGCTAGCTGATTGGTTCAACATTCCTGGTGTCTTTGATCTCAATACAATCAAAGATTTCCCTTCTTCTTCAAACAACCCTATTAAACTAGGAACATCTGTCATTGGTTTAACCCTTCATGACTTTGCAGAAATAATCTTTCAGAATAATGAAAATACTATTCAGTCATGGCATATGGATGGATCTAGCTTCTATGTTGTCGG ATATGGCAATGGCATTTGGACATCTAAAGTGAGAGAGACTTACAATTTGGTTGATGGTGTTTCAAGACACACTGTTCAG GTGTATCCAAAGTCTTGGAGTGCCATAATGGTGTCTTTGGACAATAAGGGGATGTGGAACTTGAGGTCTGCAATATGGGAAAATCGGTATTTAGGACAAGAGTTGTATCTAAGGGTGTGGAACAATGAGCAAAGCTTATACACTGAAACTAATGTCCCTCTCAATGCATTGTTTTGTGGAAAGGCTAAACATTTGCCTAAGTTATTATAA
- the LOC101514728 gene encoding uncharacterized protein, with the protein MIQELFGERNYSSINGGGGGGGVLLQPLTQSPSNSQAPSSTTTITTTVTSTTTTTTSSENQNLRCPRCDSSNTKFCYYNNYNLTQPRHFCKTCRRYWTKGGALRNVPIGGGCRKNKNIGVSNTAAKTSANKMKMVASEFIGRSVHGQGFDLEHMVPPTSQILWGSPQNSHLLSLLRSNQTQNPNPNHVTTKEEENINLMGSSSSHSHMMTSEPLISNMLVNQRTTGGLVNSYDGVGHVLCNPFWRNNQNGNFVLGEQQHQHHHQNSEIHQLYQKLRSSTSSSSGNNNNNNYCSEISGAPVFLGNVATNSSSISNILETTFSVGGGGELGYWNPTLSWSDLQTTNGSTPYP; encoded by the coding sequence ATGATCCAAGAACTCTTTGGAGAAAGAAACTACTCTTCCATTAatggaggaggaggaggaggaggtgTTTTACTTCAACCACTCACACAATCTCCTTCTAATTCTCAAGCTCCATCTTCCACAACCACCATCACAACCACCGTCActtccaccaccaccaccaccacctcatCAGAAAACCAAAACCTAAGGTGTCCACGATGCGATTCATCGAACACCAAATTTTGTTACTACAACAATTACAACCTCACTCAGCCTCGTCATTTCTGCAAGACTTGTCGCCGTTATTGGACAAAAGGCGGCGCTTTAAGAAACGTACCTATCGGAGGTGGCTGCCGGAAAAACAAGAACATCGGTGTGTCAAACACCGCGGCAAAAACAAGCGCTAATAAGATGAAAATGGTTGCATCGGAGTTTATTGGAAGGTCAGTACATGGTCAGGGGTTCGATCTAGAACATATGGTTCCACCAACAAGTCAAATCTTATGGGGTTCTCCTCAAAACTCTCATCTACTTTCTTTACTAAGATCTAAccaaacccaaaaccctaaccctaaccatGTTACAACAAAGGAAGAAGAGAATATTAACTTAATGGGCTCATCATCATCTCATTCTCACATGATGACTTCTGAGCCGTTGATTTCAAATATGTTGGTCAATCAACGAACAACAGGAGGACTTGTCAATAGCTATGATGGTGTTGGTCATGTACTATGCAACCCATTTTGGAGAAACAATCAAAATGGTAACTTTGTACTTGGAGAACAACAACACCAACATCATCATCAAAACAGTGAAATCCATCAACTTTACCAGAAGCTAAGGtcatcaacatcatcatcatctggtaataataataataataattattgtagTGAGATCTCAGGTGCACCAGTGTTTTTAGGGAACGTGGCTACTAATTCTTCTTCTATATCAAATATTTTGGAAACAACTTTCTCagttggtggtggtggtgaatTAGGGTACTGGAATCCAACTCTTTCTTGGTCTGATCTTCAAACCACCAATGGTAGTACTCCTTATCCGTAA